In Passer domesticus isolate bPasDom1 chromosome 1, bPasDom1.hap1, whole genome shotgun sequence, one DNA window encodes the following:
- the SOCS6 gene encoding suppressor of cytokine signaling 6: protein MKKISLKTIRKSFNLNKSKDESDFVVVQQPSLSEFGKDDSLFGSCYGKDLASCEVNSEDEKGGKNRSKSESLMGTLKRRLSAKQKQKGKGSTPSVSSADDDTFSSSSAPITFKDVRAQRPLRSTSLRNHHYSPTPWPLRPTNSEETCIKMEVKVKALVHSSNPSPALNGVRKDFHDLQSENVFQEQTNALKNTESQNGDLHLHIDEHVPVVIGLMPQDYIQYTVPLDEGMYPLEGSRSYCLDSSSPMEVSTVSSQVGGNAFHEDESQVDQDVVVAPDIFVDQTVNGLLIGTTGVMLQSPRVNHSDVPPLSPLLPPMQNNQIQRNFNGLNGTDAHVAESMRCHLNFDPNTAPGVGRVYDSVQNSGPMVVTSLTEELKKLAKQGWYWGPITRWEAEGKLANVPDGSFLVRDSSDDRYLLSLSFRSHGKTLHTRIEHSNGRFSFYEQPDVEGHTSIVDLIEHSIRDSENGAFCYSRSRLPGSATYPVRLTNPVSRFMQVRSLQYLCRFVIRQYTRIDLIQKLPLPNKMKDYLQEKHY, encoded by the coding sequence ATGAAGAAAATTAGTCTCAAAACAATTCGCAAGTCCTTTAACTTAAATAAAAGTAAAGATGAAAGTGACTTTGTAGTGGTTCAGCAGCCATCATTAAGTGAATTTGGAAAAGATGACTCCTTGTTTGGCAGCTGCTATGGTAAAGATTTGGCTAGCTGTGAAGTCAATAGTGAAGATGAAAAAGGAGGCAAAAATAGATCAAAAAGTGAAAGTTTAATGGGTACGTTAAAAAGGAGGctttcagcaaaacaaaaacagaaaggCAAAGGCAGCACACCATCTGTAAGCTCTGCAGATGATGACACATTTTCTTCCTCATCTGCTCCAATAACCTTCAAAGATGTGCGAGCtcaaagacctctgagatccaCTTCCCTCCGTAATCACCATTACAGCCCAACTCCATGGCCACTTCGACCTACAAATTCAGAAGAGACTTGCATCAAAATGGAAGTGAAAGTCAAGGCCTTGGTCCATTCCTCTAATCCAAGCCCAGCACTGAATGGTGTTCGAAAGGACTTCCATGACTTGCAGTCAGAAAATGTGTTCCAGGAACAaacaaatgcattaaaaaatacGGAATCTCAGAACGGGGACTTGCATCTTCATATTGATGAACATGTGCCTGTAGTTATTGGATTAATGCCTCAGGACTACATTCAGTATACTGTGCCTTTAGATGAGGGAATGTATCCTTTGGAAGGATCACGTAGTTACTGTCTGGATAGTTCCTCACCCATGGAAGTTTCGACTGTTTCTTCTCAAGTGGGGGGAAATGCTTTCCATGAAGATGAGAGCCAAGTGGATCAGGACGTGGTCGTTGCACCGGATATCTTTGTGGACCAGACGGTGAATGGTTTGTTGATTGGTACCACAGGAGTCATGTTGCAAAGCCCAAGAGTTAATCATAGTGATGTCCCTCCACTTTCACCTTTGCTACCTCCAATGCAGAATAATCAAATCCAAAGGAACTTCAATGGATTAAATGGCACGGATGCCCATGTGGCTGAAAGTATGCGCTGCCATTTGAATTTTGATCCTAACACTGCCCCAGGAGTTGGAAGAGTTTATGACTCTGTACAGAACAGCGGTCCTATGGTTGTTACAAGCCTCACAGAAGAACTGAAAAAACTTGCAAAACAAGGATGGTACTGGGGCCCCATTACACGCTGGGAGGCAGAGGGAAAATTAGCTAATGTGCCTGATGGCTCGTTTCTCGTTCGAGATAGTTCTGATGATCGTTATCTTTTAAGTTTGAGTTTTCGTTCCCATGGAAAAACTCTTCACACTAGAATTGAACACTCAAATGGTAGGTTTAGTTTTTATGAACAGCCAGATGTGGAGGGACATACGTCTATAGTTGACTTAATTGAACATTCAATCAGGGACTCTGAAAATGGAGCTTTCTGCTATTCGAGATCCCGGCTGCCAGGATCTGCAACTTACCCAGTGAGACTGACAAATCCAGTGTCCCGGTTTATGCAGGTGCGCTCTTTACAGTACCTGTGTCGTTTTGTAATACGTCAGTACACCAGAATAGACCTGATTCAAAAACTGCCTTTGCCAAACAAAATGAAGGATTATTTACAGGAAAAGCACTACTGA